The Thermus islandicus DSM 21543 sequence GCCGCCGGAATACCCCGTGAGCAGGAGCTCCTTGGGGGGGCTTCCGGTCACCTCCACCAGGGAGGCCTCCAAGCGGAAGTCCCGGACCTCAACAAGGGTGCGACCGGCCAGGAGGATCCGCGCCACCTGTTCCCCCTCGTTTTCCTCAATGCGCAGGCTGTAGCTTCCCCAGGCCAGGGTCTGCAAGGGCTTTTGCGCCAGACCGAGGGAACCCAGAAGCGCCAGCAGGGTCAGAACCCAAGCGTTCATGGCTCTAGTCAATTATAGGCCTAGTTTAAGTGGATGCCCGCACCTCCCTTACCCTCAGGAGCACCTTAGGCCCCGCGGCTACAATTTTGACCCTAGGTCATGGGGGGAAGACCCTGCCTACGGGGCATGCGGATTGCGATGGGGAACTGCTGCGCCACCAGACCCCCGAGGAGATCCTTCGCGATCACCTCTATCCCGAGCGGGAGGGCATAGACGCCGCCCTGGAGTGCGCTGCCTTCCTCGCCGACTAGCGGGAGGTGACCGTCTGAAGCTCTTGGTGGAGGTGAACCTCACGCCGAGCTGGGTGGAGCCCCTCCGGGAGCGGGGCGTGGAGGCGGTGTAGGGGTCGGCCTTTGGCCCCGGACGAGAGGCTCCTCGAGGCCGCGGCCGAGAGAGGTTAGGTGCTGCTGACCCACAACGAGGAAGTATCCTGAAGTCGGAGCCGTTTGTCCCTTCATGGGCCTTCTTTAGTCACTTTGACGTTGAGGACATGAGGGAGGGAAGGATGCTGTTAAGAAGCCGCTGGCGCTTACTTGCGTGGCCTTTGCTCTCTTTGGTCGGACTCTCCGCCTGCTCACCAGGTTCGGGACCGGCGTCCAAAACGCCCCCTTCTCCGGTCCTAGCTTCCCCTTTCCAAGGGGAGTTCCGCGTCACCAATGTCAGCGATCATGAGTACCCTTTCCAGTTCAAGGACAGCAACGGCTACCTCCTCAGTTGGTGGGGGGAGAAGCTTCCCGGGGTGGACGGGCATCAGGGATACGACTTTCCCATGCCAGAGGGCACGCCTCTTCTGGCGGTCTATGACGGTGAGGTGACGTTCGCAGGCTGGGAAAACCCCTTCTACTGCCCTCCCCTGGACAAGACGGTATCCGGCCTAGGCGTTGTGCTACGCCATCGCCTACCGAGTGGAGAGGTGTTTCTCTCCATCTACGCCCATATGAGCGAGGTGCGGGTCAAGGTGGGTGACCCGGTGCATACGGGACAGGTCCTGGGCCTTTCCGGAAACACGGGATGCAGTACGGGACCCCACCTGCACTTTGAAATGCGTCGGGCTAAAGGGACGGAATGGCCTGTTTTTGATCCTTATGGCTGGAGCGGGGAAGGGGAGGACCCATGGAGCAAGCACCCGTCTGGCGTTTCCAGCCATTGGCTATGGGCGGAGGGAAAGGCTCCCCCTCTTTTTTCTGAAGTGAGCCTTCCCCCGAATCCACAGCCCACGGACCGCGCCCCGGTGGCGATCACAAGGGTCCGCTACATGGGGGCCAACGACGCCAAGAACCCGAACAACGAGTTCGTGGACATCACCGCAGATCCTCGCTTCGCTACGGCTCCCGTTTCCCTAAAGGGATTCCTCCTCAAGAACAAGGTTGGAGAAGCCTTCGCTTTCCCAGACATCGCTCTGGAGCCGGGTTCGTCCATCCGGGTGTACACCGGTCCGGGCAACCCGAGCGCGGAAGCCCTGTTCTGGGGGCGAACCCGGCCGGCGTGGGACAACTGGGGCGACTGCGCCCAGCTGGTTTATCCTTCCGGGGCTCGCTACCTCCTGGGCTACCGCTCGGGGTGTGCATCGGCACAGGGTCTTGGGATTCGCGCCAGCGAGGAAGCAAGCGTCCTCCGAGACGCCCACAACCTTCCCCTCCCCTAACTACCCCCTCAGCACCCGCTTGTACCAGACCTCGAGGGCCCACACAGAGCCCGTGGAGGGGCCTTGGGAAGCCTGCCCCTTTTGGCCATCACTTTAAGGAAGGCGCCCCGCGCCCGGGAGAACTGAACCCCTTTCACCCCCGCTCTCTAGGCTCTTCCGCAGGGCCCCGCTGCGCAAGGCCTTGTTTCCGCGCAGGGTTCCTTACGCGACCCGGCGTGTAAAATGGGCCCAAATGGGCATGATCCTCTGGGTGCCGGTCCTTCTCCTCGTCCTCCTGGCCGTCTGGGCCTACAACACCGTGGTGGCCCGCAAAAACCAAGTGGAGAACGCCTTCGGCGCGGTGGAGGCCCAGCTCAAGAAGCGCCGGGACCTCATCCCCAACCTGGTGGAAGCGGTGAAGCAGTACATGGCTTACGAAAAGGACCTCCTGGAGAAACTCACCCGCCTCAGGGAGGCCCTGGAGGGGACGAAAGACGCCGAGGAGGCCCTCCGCCTCGAGGGCGAGCTCTCCCGGGCCCTCGCCGCCCTTCGCCTCCGGGCCGAGGCCTACCCCGACCTCAAGGCGAGCCAGAACTTCCTTCAGCTCCAGGCGGCCCTCACCGAGGCCGAGGACTCCATCGCCGCGGCAAGGCGCTTCTACAACCAGGCGGTGACGGAGTACAACAACGTCCTGGAGCAGATCCCCTTCGCCTTCTTCGCCCGCGCCCTGGGCCTTTCCCGCAAGCCCGTCTTCACCCTTCCCCAGGAGGAGCGCGAGGCGCCCGACCTCAGAGGGCTCTTCGGAAGGTGAGCCGTGCCCCTGGAGGCCTTGGAGGCGGAGAGGCGGCGGACCCTCCTCCTTGCGGGGGGCTTCCTCCTCCTCGCCGTGTCCCTGCCCGTGGGGGCTTTGCGCTTGGGCCTGGACCCTGGGCTCCCCCTCTTCCTGGCCGGCCTCCTCTACCTGCCGGCCCACCTCCTGGTGCGCGGCTTCAAGGCGAGGGTCAAGCGCGCCTTGGTGGGCCCTGTGGCCGAGGCCCTGGGCTTCCGTTACTCGCCGGAGGGC is a genomic window containing:
- a CDS encoding lamin tail domain-containing protein — translated: MSLPPNPQPTDRAPVAITRVRYMGANDAKNPNNEFVDITADPRFATAPVSLKGFLLKNKVGEAFAFPDIALEPGSSIRVYTGPGNPSAEALFWGRTRPAWDNWGDCAQLVYPSGARYLLGYRSGCASAQGLGIRASEEASVLRDAHNLPLP
- a CDS encoding LemA family protein, which gives rise to MGMILWVPVLLLVLLAVWAYNTVVARKNQVENAFGAVEAQLKKRRDLIPNLVEAVKQYMAYEKDLLEKLTRLREALEGTKDAEEALRLEGELSRALAALRLRAEAYPDLKASQNFLQLQAALTEAEDSIAAARRFYNQAVTEYNNVLEQIPFAFFARALGLSRKPVFTLPQEEREAPDLRGLFGR